One genomic window of Cupriavidus malaysiensis includes the following:
- the ispC gene encoding 1-deoxy-D-xylulose-5-phosphate reductoisomerase — MHRVTILGATGSIGESTLDVVRRHPGRYSVHALSAHRQVDKLAAQCLEFRPERAVMGSAEAARELEGRLRAAGLKTVVEWGESALESIAADGPTDAVMAAIVGAAGLRPSLAAARAGKRVLLANKEALVMSGAIFMDAVREHRATLLPIDSEHNAIFQCLPADDPRCQGGVSRVLLTASGGPFRTRDPHTLHDVTPDQACAHPNWSMGRKISVDSATMMNKGLEVIEAHWLFGAPADRIEVLIHPQSIVHSMVAYTDGSVLAQLGNPDMRTPIAYGLAYPERIDSGVAPLDLVKAGSLVFEHPDFERFPCLALAFDALRAEGVAPAVLNAANEVAVEAFLQGAIRFTDIAHVVARVLELPAEGDAASLEGVLAADAGARRQAHKLLGAQPA; from the coding sequence ATGCATCGCGTTACCATTCTCGGAGCCACCGGCTCGATCGGCGAGAGCACGCTGGACGTGGTCAGGCGCCACCCCGGCCGCTATTCGGTCCATGCCCTGTCTGCGCACCGCCAGGTGGACAAGCTGGCGGCCCAGTGCCTGGAATTCCGCCCCGAGCGCGCCGTGATGGGCTCGGCCGAGGCCGCGCGCGAACTGGAGGGCCGGCTGCGCGCAGCCGGCCTGAAGACCGTGGTGGAGTGGGGCGAGTCGGCGCTGGAATCGATCGCTGCCGACGGCCCGACCGATGCCGTGATGGCGGCCATCGTCGGTGCGGCCGGGCTGCGGCCGTCGCTGGCGGCGGCGCGCGCCGGCAAGCGCGTGCTGCTGGCCAACAAGGAGGCGCTGGTGATGTCCGGCGCGATCTTCATGGACGCGGTGCGCGAGCACCGCGCGACCCTGCTGCCGATCGACAGCGAGCACAACGCCATCTTCCAGTGCCTGCCCGCCGACGATCCGCGCTGCCAGGGCGGCGTGTCCAGGGTGCTGCTGACCGCCTCGGGCGGGCCCTTCCGCACGCGCGATCCGCATACCCTGCACGATGTCACGCCGGACCAGGCCTGCGCCCATCCGAACTGGTCGATGGGCCGCAAGATCTCCGTCGACTCGGCCACCATGATGAACAAGGGGCTGGAGGTGATCGAGGCGCACTGGCTGTTCGGCGCTCCCGCCGACCGGATCGAGGTGCTGATTCATCCGCAGAGCATCGTGCATTCGATGGTGGCCTATACGGACGGCTCGGTGCTGGCCCAGCTCGGCAACCCCGATATGCGTACGCCGATCGCCTATGGCCTGGCCTACCCGGAGCGGATCGATTCCGGGGTGGCACCGCTCGACCTGGTCAAGGCGGGCAGCCTGGTGTTCGAGCACCCTGATTTCGAGCGCTTTCCCTGTCTGGCGCTGGCCTTCGACGCCCTGCGCGCGGAAGGCGTGGCGCCGGCGGTGCTGAACGCCGCCAACGAGGTGGCCGTCGAGGCGTTCCTGCAGGGCGCGATCCGTTTCACGGACATCGCCCATGTCGTGGCGCGCGTGCTGGAGCTTCCGGCCGAGGGCGACGCCGCCTCGCTGGAGGGTGTGCTGGCGGCCGACGCCGGCGCGCGCCGCCAGGCGCACAAGCTGCTGGGCGCGCAGCCCGCCTGA
- the rseP gene encoding RIP metalloprotease RseP: MQTLIAFLVALCVLIFVHEMGHYLAARACGVKVLRFSIGFGRPLLRRVSKGRDRTEWTLAAIPLGGYVKMLDERELEPGEAATVDPAELPRAFNRQPVGKRFVIVAAGPIANFLLAILLYFLLFAGGMREAAPLLAAPAPGSVAAQAGLRAGDRVLSLSANGSTEAVRSWGDLRMAVFAEGFGGARAVLRVRGTDGAERDAVLPKLPDTGRDPEQDPLALLGLALQGGPITISEVLPDSAARRAGLRAGDQVVALQGQALTQAGELIRAVRARPGQAVTLGIVRDGQRQEVAVTLDTAPATGSAAASGKLGAALSQAVEMETVRYRPDQALLRAAGQVWSTSTLSLKLLAKMLVGQASLQNLSGPLTVADYAGRAASLGWQPFVGFLALVSVSLGVLNLLPIPVLDGGHLLYYCVEFLTGRPVPDHWQAMLQRVGIACILLLTSLALFNDVSRLLFGRG; encoded by the coding sequence ATGCAGACCCTGATCGCTTTCCTTGTCGCCCTGTGCGTGCTGATCTTCGTGCACGAGATGGGGCATTACCTCGCCGCCCGTGCCTGCGGGGTCAAGGTGCTGCGTTTTTCGATCGGCTTCGGCCGGCCGCTGCTGCGCCGGGTTTCCAAGGGGCGCGACCGCACCGAGTGGACACTGGCGGCAATCCCGCTGGGCGGCTACGTCAAGATGCTCGACGAGCGCGAGCTGGAGCCCGGTGAGGCGGCGACCGTCGATCCCGCCGAGCTGCCGCGCGCTTTCAACCGCCAGCCGGTCGGCAAGCGCTTCGTCATCGTGGCGGCCGGGCCGATCGCCAATTTCCTGCTGGCCATCCTGCTGTATTTCCTGTTGTTCGCCGGTGGCATGCGCGAGGCGGCGCCGCTGCTGGCCGCACCGGCGCCCGGCAGCGTGGCCGCCCAGGCCGGCCTGCGCGCCGGCGACCGCGTGCTGTCGCTGAGCGCGAACGGCAGCACGGAAGCGGTGCGTTCCTGGGGCGACCTGCGCATGGCGGTGTTCGCCGAGGGCTTCGGCGGCGCGCGCGCGGTGCTGCGCGTGCGCGGCACCGACGGCGCGGAGCGGGACGCGGTGCTGCCGAAGCTGCCCGATACCGGACGCGACCCTGAACAGGATCCGCTGGCCTTGCTCGGCCTCGCCCTGCAGGGCGGTCCGATCACCATCAGCGAGGTGCTGCCGGATTCCGCGGCCCGGCGCGCCGGCCTGCGCGCCGGCGACCAGGTGGTTGCCCTGCAGGGGCAGGCGCTGACCCAGGCCGGCGAGCTGATCCGCGCGGTACGCGCGCGGCCCGGCCAGGCGGTGACGCTGGGCATCGTGCGTGACGGGCAGCGGCAGGAAGTCGCGGTGACCCTCGACACGGCGCCGGCCACCGGCAGTGCGGCGGCTTCCGGCAAGCTCGGCGCTGCCCTCAGCCAGGCGGTGGAAATGGAGACGGTACGCTACCGGCCGGACCAGGCGCTGCTGCGCGCCGCCGGCCAGGTCTGGTCGACCAGCACGCTGTCGCTGAAGCTGCTGGCCAAGATGCTGGTCGGCCAGGCCTCGCTGCAGAACCTGAGCGGGCCTCTGACCGTGGCGGACTACGCAGGGCGTGCCGCGAGCCTGGGCTGGCAGCCCTTCGTGGGCTTTCTGGCGCTGGTCAGCGTCAGCCTCGGTGTGTTGAATTTGTTACCTATTCCGGTACTGGATGGGGGTCATTTGCTGTATTATTGCGTGGAATTTTTGACCGGCAGGCCAGTACCAGACCATTGGCAGGCAATGCTACAGAGGGTCGGCATCGCCTGCATTCTGCTCCTGACATCGCTCGCCCTGTTCAATGACGTCAGCCGGCTGCTGTTCGGGCGCGGCTAG
- the bamA gene encoding outer membrane protein assembly factor BamA — protein MEPKRGSRLIRHKRISLSVLASAMIAAWTPAGWAAEPFVVKDIRVEGLQRVEPGTVFGYLPVRVGETFTDEKGADAIRALYNTGFFKDVQIRSEEGVLVVRVEERPAISQLEFVGIKEFDKDTLRRSLRAVGVAEARYYDKALIDKAEQELKRQYVSRGYYAADVQTTVTPVDRNRVSVVFNVDEGPVAKIRQINIVGNKAFKESTLRDEMQLSTPNWLSWYTKNDLYSKQKLTADLEALRSFYLNRGYLEFAIESTQVSITPDKKDIFLTLNIKEGEQYKVSDIRLAGEMLGKQDEMEKLLKLHKGEVFSSEKLTQSTKAITDLLGTYGYAFTTINPQPQIDREKREVALTLMVDPGRRVYVRRVNVIGNSKTRDEVVRREMRQMESSWFDSEKLTQSQARINRTGYFTDTNITTEDVPGAPDQVDVNVNVTEKPTGQISLGLGFSSTDKLVLQAGLRQDNVFGSGTSLGLDMNTAKSFRTISLTQYDPYFTVDGISRTTDVYYRTARPLYYTGDSDYKIVTMGGSFKFGVPFSEVDTVFFGVGFERTQVYTDVNTPSQYVTWLNKIGKGSGDPINNIPFTIGWARDRRDSALVPTKGPYTQANLEVGLPGGDTQYYRASVQQQYFYPISKSFTLALNGEVAYGHGYGNTPFPVFKYFYAGGIGSVRGYQTSTLGPKDQNGNPVGGASKMIGNAEFIFPLPGSGVDRTLRLFTFFDFGNVYQEGAPLNFGQLKYSTGFGMSWLSPIGPLKISMGFPLRLAPEDRTQRFQFQMGTAF, from the coding sequence ATGGAACCAAAGAGGGGATCAAGATTGATCAGACATAAGCGCATCTCGCTGAGCGTTCTGGCTAGCGCCATGATTGCCGCCTGGACGCCAGCGGGTTGGGCCGCGGAGCCCTTTGTCGTCAAGGACATCCGTGTCGAAGGGCTGCAGCGGGTCGAGCCGGGCACCGTGTTCGGCTACCTGCCGGTCCGGGTCGGCGAGACCTTCACCGACGAGAAGGGCGCCGACGCGATCCGCGCGCTCTACAATACCGGCTTCTTCAAGGACGTGCAGATCCGATCCGAGGAAGGCGTGCTGGTGGTCCGCGTCGAGGAGCGGCCGGCCATTTCCCAGCTCGAGTTCGTCGGCATCAAGGAATTCGACAAGGACACCCTGCGCCGCTCGCTGCGCGCCGTGGGCGTGGCCGAAGCGCGCTACTACGACAAGGCGCTGATCGACAAGGCCGAGCAGGAACTGAAGCGCCAGTACGTCTCGCGCGGCTACTATGCCGCCGACGTGCAGACCACGGTGACGCCGGTCGATCGCAACCGCGTGTCGGTGGTGTTCAACGTCGACGAAGGTCCGGTGGCCAAGATCCGCCAGATCAATATCGTCGGCAACAAGGCCTTCAAGGAAAGCACGCTGCGCGACGAGATGCAGCTGTCGACGCCGAACTGGCTGTCCTGGTACACCAAGAACGACCTCTATTCGAAGCAGAAGCTGACGGCCGACCTGGAGGCGCTGCGCTCGTTCTACCTGAACCGCGGCTACCTGGAGTTCGCCATCGAGTCGACCCAGGTGTCGATCACGCCGGACAAGAAGGACATCTTCCTGACGCTGAACATCAAGGAAGGCGAGCAGTACAAGGTGTCGGACATCCGCCTGGCCGGCGAGATGCTGGGCAAGCAGGACGAGATGGAGAAGCTGCTGAAGCTTCACAAGGGTGAAGTCTTCTCGTCGGAGAAGCTGACGCAGAGCACCAAGGCCATCACCGACCTGCTGGGTACCTACGGCTACGCCTTCACCACCATCAATCCGCAGCCTCAGATCGATCGCGAGAAGCGCGAGGTGGCGCTGACCCTGATGGTCGATCCGGGCCGCCGCGTCTATGTGCGCCGCGTCAACGTGATCGGCAACAGCAAGACGCGTGACGAGGTGGTGCGCCGCGAGATGCGCCAGATGGAGAGCTCGTGGTTCGACAGCGAGAAGCTGACGCAATCGCAGGCCCGCATCAACCGCACCGGCTATTTCACCGACACCAACATCACCACCGAGGACGTGCCGGGCGCGCCCGACCAGGTCGACGTCAACGTCAACGTGACCGAGAAGCCGACCGGCCAGATCAGCCTCGGCCTGGGCTTCTCGTCGACCGACAAGCTGGTGCTGCAGGCCGGCCTGCGGCAGGACAACGTGTTCGGTTCGGGCACCAGCCTGGGCCTGGACATGAACACCGCCAAGTCCTTCCGCACGATCTCGCTGACGCAGTACGACCCGTACTTCACGGTGGATGGCATCAGCCGCACGACCGACGTCTACTACCGTACCGCACGACCGCTGTACTACACCGGTGACTCGGACTACAAGATCGTCACCATGGGCGGCAGCTTCAAGTTCGGCGTGCCGTTCTCCGAGGTCGACACGGTGTTCTTCGGGGTGGGCTTCGAGCGAACCCAGGTCTACACCGATGTCAATACGCCCAGCCAGTACGTGACCTGGCTGAACAAGATCGGCAAGGGTAGCGGCGATCCGATCAACAATATCCCGTTCACCATCGGCTGGGCGCGCGACCGCCGTGACAGCGCGCTGGTACCGACCAAGGGCCCCTACACCCAGGCCAACCTGGAAGTCGGCCTGCCGGGCGGCGATACGCAGTACTACCGCGCCAGCGTGCAGCAGCAGTACTTCTACCCGATCTCGAAGTCGTTCACGCTGGCGTTGAACGGCGAGGTCGCCTACGGCCACGGCTACGGCAACACGCCGTTCCCGGTGTTCAAGTACTTCTACGCCGGCGGTATCGGCTCGGTGCGCGGCTACCAGACCAGCACGCTGGGTCCGAAGGACCAGAACGGCAACCCGGTGGGCGGCGCCTCCAAGATGATCGGCAACGCCGAATTCATCTTCCCGCTGCCCGGTTCGGGCGTGGATCGCACGCTGCGCCTGTTCACGTTCTTCGACTTCGGCAACGTCTACCAGGAAGGCGCGCCGCTGAACTTCGGCCAGCTCAAGTACTCGACCGGCTTCGGCATGTCTTGGCTGTCGCCGATCGGCCCGCTGAAGATCAGCATGGGCTTCCCGCTGCGCCTGGCACCGGAAGACAGGACCCAACGCTTCCAATTCCAGATGGGTACGGCATTCTGA
- a CDS encoding OmpH family outer membrane protein, with protein MKTTSPLIKSLGALALAAAAVAAAPAFAQEARIAAVNSERILRDSQPAKQAQVKLEQEFSKRDRELQDMAQKIKTMADKLDKDTAVLADTDRQRRQREVADLDREFQRKQREFREDLNQRRNEELAQVLERANRVIRQLAEQRKYDLIVQEAVYVNPRIDITDDVMKALNAGGAATAPAGK; from the coding sequence ATGAAAACCACTTCCCCATTGATCAAATCCCTGGGCGCGCTGGCACTGGCCGCCGCTGCCGTCGCCGCAGCACCCGCCTTCGCCCAGGAGGCGCGCATCGCCGCCGTGAACTCCGAGCGCATCCTGCGTGATTCGCAGCCTGCCAAGCAGGCGCAGGTCAAGCTGGAGCAGGAGTTCTCCAAGCGTGACCGCGAGTTGCAGGACATGGCCCAGAAGATCAAGACCATGGCCGACAAGCTCGACAAGGACACGGCCGTGCTGGCCGATACCGACCGTCAGCGCCGTCAGCGCGAGGTGGCCGATCTCGACCGTGAGTTCCAGCGCAAGCAGCGCGAGTTCCGCGAGGACCTGAACCAGCGCCGCAACGAAGAGCTGGCCCAGGTGCTGGAGCGCGCCAACCGCGTGATCCGCCAGCTGGCCGAGCAGCGCAAGTACGACCTGATCGTGCAGGAAGCGGTCTACGTCAACCCGCGCATCGACATCACCGACGACGTGATGAAGGCCCTGAACGCAGGCGGTGCCGCCACGGCCCCGGCCGGTAAGTAA
- the lpxD gene encoding UDP-3-O-(3-hydroxymyristoyl)glucosamine N-acyltransferase: protein MKTPTLGQLATENGAQVVGDPDLAVRGLAPLDQAGPDQLSFLSNPLYLAQAASSTAAAVIVSPADLERLRAEGHAEGRHWIVARNPYVVFARIAQRFDREANADLRTGIDARASVAADAVVPASCFIGPNVVIESGARLGERVRILANSFVGAGAQVGDDTLVYANVSIYHRCVVGARCILHSGVVIGADGFGFAPDIGPAGVEYVKIPQTGRAVLGNDVEVGANTAIDRGAMADTVIEDGCKLDNQVQIAHNVRVGAHTVIAGCAAIAGSTHVGRFCVIGGSANFAGHLNIADRTTVSGGTSITKSITKPGGHYTSVFPFLPHGEWEKNAAIVRGLSKLRERVMQIEKRLRGEGAGNRNTQEIEGKSS, encoded by the coding sequence ATGAAGACGCCCACACTGGGTCAGCTCGCCACCGAAAACGGCGCGCAGGTTGTGGGTGATCCCGACCTCGCCGTGCGCGGCCTCGCGCCGCTCGACCAGGCGGGGCCGGACCAGCTCTCCTTCCTTTCCAATCCGCTTTACCTCGCGCAGGCGGCCTCCAGCACCGCCGCGGCGGTGATCGTGTCGCCGGCCGACCTGGAGCGCCTGCGCGCCGAGGGCCACGCCGAGGGCCGCCACTGGATCGTGGCGCGCAACCCTTACGTCGTGTTCGCCCGCATCGCGCAGCGCTTCGACCGCGAGGCCAATGCCGACCTGCGTACCGGTATCGACGCGCGCGCCAGCGTGGCAGCGGATGCGGTGGTGCCGGCGTCCTGTTTCATCGGCCCGAATGTGGTGATCGAGAGCGGGGCCAGGCTGGGCGAGCGCGTGCGCATCCTGGCCAACAGCTTCGTCGGTGCCGGTGCGCAGGTGGGCGACGACACGCTGGTCTACGCCAATGTATCGATCTACCACCGCTGCGTGGTGGGTGCCCGCTGCATCCTGCACAGCGGCGTGGTGATCGGTGCGGACGGCTTCGGTTTCGCGCCGGACATCGGCCCCGCTGGCGTGGAGTACGTCAAGATCCCGCAGACGGGCAGGGCGGTGCTGGGCAATGACGTCGAGGTCGGCGCCAATACCGCCATCGATCGCGGTGCCATGGCGGACACCGTGATCGAGGACGGCTGCAAGCTGGACAACCAGGTGCAGATCGCGCACAACGTGCGTGTCGGCGCCCATACCGTGATCGCGGGCTGCGCCGCCATTGCCGGCAGCACGCACGTGGGCCGCTTCTGCGTGATCGGCGGCTCGGCCAATTTCGCCGGACACCTGAATATCGCCGATCGCACCACGGTATCGGGCGGCACCTCCATCACCAAATCCATTACGAAACCCGGCGGGCACTACACCAGCGTCTTCCCCTTCCTGCCGCACGGCGAATGGGAAAAGAACGCCGCCATCGTGCGCGGGCTCTCCAAGCTGCGTGAGCGCGTCATGCAGATCGAGAAGCGCTTGCGCGGCGAGGGCGCCGGAAACCGCAACACCCAAGAAATCGAAGGGAAATCATCATGA
- the fabZ gene encoding 3-hydroxyacyl-ACP dehydratase FabZ encodes MTAADIDIRKILKLLPHRYPILLVDRVLEFEPGKRIKTLKNVTINEPYFMGHFPEQPVMPGVLILEALAQSAGLLTFGAELERKEGALYYFVGIDGARFKQVVYPGDQLHLNVTVERYIRGIWKFKAFATVDEKVACEAELMCTVKQAEA; translated from the coding sequence ATGACCGCAGCCGACATCGACATCCGCAAGATCCTCAAGCTGCTGCCGCATCGCTATCCCATCCTGCTGGTGGACCGGGTACTCGAGTTCGAGCCGGGCAAGCGCATCAAGACGCTGAAGAACGTCACCATCAACGAGCCCTACTTCATGGGGCATTTCCCCGAGCAGCCGGTGATGCCCGGCGTGCTCATCCTCGAGGCGCTGGCGCAGTCGGCCGGCCTGCTGACGTTCGGCGCGGAACTCGAACGCAAGGAAGGCGCGCTGTACTACTTCGTCGGCATCGACGGCGCTCGCTTCAAGCAGGTCGTCTATCCGGGCGACCAGCTCCACCTGAACGTGACCGTCGAGCGCTACATCCGCGGTATCTGGAAGTTCAAGGCTTTTGCCACCGTCGACGAGAAGGTCGCGTGCGAGGCCGAACTGATGTGTACCGTCAAGCAGGCCGAGGCCTGA
- the lpxA gene encoding acyl-ACP--UDP-N-acetylglucosamine O-acyltransferase — protein sequence MTQIHPTALVDPKAELADDVSVGPFSIVGPNVRVGRGTRIGAHTTVDGHTTVGADNRIGPYASVGGAPQDMKYRDEPTRLEIGDRNTIREFTTIHTGTVQDQGLTSIGNDNWIMAYVHIAHDCRVGNHTVFSSNAQIAGHVQVGDWAIIGGMSGVHQFVRIGEHAMLGGASALVQDVPPYVIAASDKNGNKAAPHGVNVEGLRRRGFDAAQIAALRQAYKLLYKSDLSFDQARVEIADLAAQTDAGTSQPLHTFLAFIAATQRGIVR from the coding sequence ATGACGCAAATCCACCCCACCGCACTGGTCGATCCGAAGGCCGAACTGGCGGACGACGTGAGCGTCGGGCCGTTCTCCATCGTCGGCCCCAACGTACGCGTCGGGCGCGGCACCCGCATCGGAGCCCATACCACCGTCGACGGTCACACCACCGTGGGCGCCGACAACCGTATCGGGCCGTATGCTTCCGTCGGCGGCGCGCCGCAGGACATGAAGTACCGCGACGAGCCGACGCGCCTGGAGATCGGCGACCGCAACACCATCCGCGAGTTCACCACCATCCATACGGGGACCGTGCAGGACCAGGGCCTGACCAGCATCGGCAACGACAACTGGATCATGGCCTACGTGCACATCGCGCACGACTGCCGCGTCGGCAACCATACGGTGTTCTCCAGCAATGCGCAGATCGCCGGCCACGTGCAGGTTGGCGACTGGGCCATCATCGGCGGCATGAGCGGCGTGCACCAGTTCGTGCGCATCGGCGAGCATGCCATGCTGGGCGGAGCCTCGGCGCTGGTGCAGGACGTGCCGCCCTACGTGATCGCGGCCAGCGACAAGAACGGCAACAAGGCGGCGCCGCACGGCGTCAACGTTGAAGGACTGCGCCGGCGCGGCTTCGATGCCGCGCAGATCGCGGCGCTGCGCCAGGCCTACAAGCTGCTCTACAAGTCGGACCTGAGTTTCGACCAGGCTCGCGTGGAGATTGCCGATCTCGCCGCCCAGACCGATGCCGGCACGTCGCAGCCGCTGCACACCTTCCTTGCCTTCATCGCCGCCACGCAGCGCGGCATCGTGCGCTGA
- the lpxB gene encoding lipid-A-disaccharide synthase, whose product MPGKRGTIGMVAGEASGDLLAAQLLAGLKSRLGDTVDYAGIGGKRMMAEGFRSDWPMETLSVNGYVEVLGSLREILATRRAVRDKMLAQPPLCFIGVDAPDFNFGLEVPLRRAGIPVVHFVSPSIWAWRGGRIRTIARAVDHILCLFPFEPEIYARAGIPATYVGHPLADVIPMVPDVAGARARLGLPEGRRVVAVLPGSRRSEVRNLGATFFAAMARMQAMEPDLVFVLPAASAPLRAIVEELHRQYPDLALTVVDGQSHLAMEAADVVLLASGTATLEAALYKKPMVISYKVPWLTAQIMKRQGYLPYVGLPNILSGRFVVPELLQDDATPEALARETLLQLNDESNTAFLREHFTQMHHSLQRNTAGLASEVVVRLMHERGQL is encoded by the coding sequence ATGCCCGGCAAGCGGGGCACCATTGGCATGGTGGCGGGCGAGGCGTCGGGCGATCTGCTCGCCGCCCAGTTGCTGGCCGGGCTGAAGTCCCGGCTCGGGGACACGGTCGACTACGCGGGCATCGGCGGCAAGCGTATGATGGCGGAGGGTTTCCGCTCCGACTGGCCGATGGAAACCCTCTCGGTCAACGGCTACGTGGAAGTACTGGGCTCGCTGCGCGAGATCCTGGCGACGCGCCGCGCGGTGCGCGACAAGATGCTCGCCCAGCCGCCGCTGTGCTTCATCGGCGTCGATGCGCCCGATTTCAATTTCGGCCTGGAAGTGCCGCTGCGGCGCGCAGGCATCCCGGTCGTCCATTTCGTCAGCCCGTCGATCTGGGCCTGGCGCGGGGGGCGGATCCGCACCATCGCACGGGCGGTCGACCATATCCTGTGCCTCTTTCCCTTCGAGCCCGAGATCTATGCGCGCGCCGGCATTCCCGCCACCTACGTGGGGCATCCGCTCGCCGATGTGATCCCGATGGTGCCCGATGTCGCGGGCGCGCGCGCCCGGCTCGGCCTGCCTGAAGGACGCCGCGTGGTTGCCGTACTGCCGGGCAGCCGGCGCTCCGAGGTGCGTAACCTGGGCGCCACCTTCTTCGCGGCGATGGCGCGGATGCAGGCGATGGAGCCGGACCTGGTCTTCGTGCTGCCGGCGGCGAGCGCGCCGCTGCGCGCCATCGTCGAGGAACTGCATCGGCAGTATCCGGACCTGGCCCTGACCGTCGTCGACGGGCAGTCGCACCTGGCGATGGAAGCGGCCGACGTGGTGCTGCTCGCCAGCGGTACCGCCACGCTGGAGGCAGCGCTGTACAAGAAGCCTATGGTGATTTCCTACAAGGTGCCCTGGCTGACCGCGCAGATCATGAAGCGCCAGGGCTATCTGCCCTACGTCGGCCTGCCCAATATCTTATCCGGTCGCTTCGTCGTGCCGGAACTGCTGCAGGACGATGCCACGCCCGAGGCGCTGGCGCGCGAGACGCTGCTGCAGCTGAACGACGAGAGCAACACCGCCTTCCTGCGTGAGCATTTCACCCAGATGCACCATTCGCTGCAGCGCAACACCGCCGGACTCGCCAGCGAGGTCGTGGTCCGGCTGATGCACGAGCGGGGGCAGCTCTGA
- the rnhB gene encoding ribonuclease HII, with amino-acid sequence MMVTRKTRAAAAPQLELGWQAPAGLLCGVDEAGRGPLAGPVYAAAVVLDAARPIEGLADSKVLTARRREALFDLIRERALGWHIAQASVEEIDRLNILHATMLAMQRAVQGLAAGGVTPDLVQVDGNRCPQVPFPVEAVVKGDAKVQAISAASILAKVARDRELLALHAEFPQYGFDVHAGYPTPQHLAALARHGATAHHRRSFAPVRKALEAGAGAA; translated from the coding sequence CTGATGGTGACCCGCAAGACCAGGGCTGCGGCGGCGCCACAGCTGGAGCTGGGCTGGCAGGCCCCTGCGGGCCTGCTGTGCGGTGTCGATGAGGCGGGCCGCGGTCCGCTGGCCGGTCCGGTCTACGCCGCCGCGGTGGTGCTCGACGCGGCCCGGCCGATCGAAGGGCTGGCCGACTCCAAGGTGCTGACGGCGCGTCGGCGCGAGGCCTTGTTCGATCTCATCCGCGAGCGTGCGCTGGGCTGGCATATCGCGCAGGCCAGCGTCGAGGAGATCGACCGGCTCAACATCCTGCACGCCACCATGCTGGCCATGCAGCGCGCGGTGCAGGGCCTGGCGGCCGGCGGCGTCACGCCGGACCTGGTCCAGGTCGACGGCAACCGCTGCCCGCAGGTGCCGTTCCCGGTGGAGGCCGTGGTCAAGGGCGATGCCAAGGTCCAGGCCATTTCGGCGGCCTCCATCCTGGCCAAGGTGGCGCGCGACCGCGAACTGCTGGCCCTGCACGCGGAATTCCCGCAGTATGGGTTCGACGTCCACGCCGGTTACCCGACGCCGCAGCACCTGGCGGCCCTGGCGCGCCATGGCGCGACCGCGCACCACCGCCGTTCCTTCGCACCCGTGCGCAAGGCGCTCGAAGCCGGCGCCGGCGCCGCCTGA
- a CDS encoding TrmH family RNA methyltransferase, whose translation MKHLTSRDNALFKHLKALTTSTHQLRKAGQALLDGVHLAQAYLDAQGTPLQCVVSERHFDHAEVVPLLRRVPDDRVVVLADALFAQIATVANGIDLMLVIDTPQGKLPARVDTDCIILDGVQDAGNVGSILRSAAAAGIPHAFLATGCALAWSAKTLRAAMGANFHLNIVEHCTPELLLPRLAVPLLATSSHADAELYDVDLRGPVAWVVGNEGAGVGPAWMAAVTRKVGIPQPGGLESLNVGAATAVCLFEAVRQRRG comes from the coding sequence GTGAAGCATCTCACCTCGCGCGACAACGCGCTCTTCAAGCACCTCAAGGCGCTGACCACCTCCACCCACCAGTTGCGCAAGGCCGGGCAGGCGCTGCTCGACGGCGTCCATCTGGCGCAGGCCTATCTGGACGCGCAGGGCACGCCGCTCCAGTGCGTGGTGTCCGAGCGCCACTTCGACCATGCCGAGGTCGTGCCTTTGCTGCGCCGCGTGCCGGATGATCGGGTGGTGGTGCTGGCGGACGCGCTGTTCGCGCAGATCGCCACCGTGGCCAACGGGATCGACCTGATGCTGGTGATCGATACGCCGCAGGGCAAATTGCCTGCGCGCGTGGACACCGACTGCATCATCCTCGATGGTGTGCAGGATGCCGGCAATGTGGGCTCGATCCTGCGCAGCGCGGCGGCGGCGGGCATTCCCCATGCCTTTCTCGCCACCGGCTGCGCCCTGGCATGGTCGGCCAAGACCCTGCGGGCTGCCATGGGGGCCAATTTCCACCTGAATATCGTCGAACACTGCACGCCGGAACTGCTGCTGCCGCGGCTGGCCGTGCCGCTGCTGGCGACCTCCTCGCATGCCGACGCCGAGCTTTACGACGTGGATCTGCGCGGGCCGGTGGCCTGGGTGGTGGGCAACGAAGGGGCGGGGGTGGGGCCGGCATGGATGGCGGCCGTGACGCGCAAGGTGGGGATTCCGCAACCGGGCGGGCTGGAGTCGCTCAATGTCGGGGCGGCGACGGCGGTGTGCCTGTTCGAGGCAGTCAGGCAGCGGCGCGGGTGA